A genomic segment from Bradyrhizobium sp. ISRA430 encodes:
- a CDS encoding 30S ribosomal protein S2 → MALPDFTMRQLLEAGVHFGHQSHRWNPKMAPFIFGTRNNIHIVDLAQTVPMLHQALQAVSDTVAKGGRILFVGTKRQAQDGVADAAKRCAQYFVNSRWLGGTLTNWKTISASIKRLRHLDEVLSSGEANSYTKKERLTLQRERDKLDRSLGGIKDMGGLPDMIFVIDTNKEDIAIQEAQRLNIPVAAIVDTNSDPKGITYVVPGNDDAGRAISLYCDLVARAAIDGISRAQGDSGIDIGAAAQPLAEDLPTTGAFQGLAGPRGTADDLKKLPGVSGAIEKKFNDLGIFHYWQLAELDHDTAHKIGEEVGLPSRADAWVAKAKALTAEAE, encoded by the coding sequence ATGGCGCTACCCGACTTCACCATGCGTCAGCTCCTCGAGGCTGGCGTGCACTTTGGTCACCAATCCCACCGCTGGAATCCGAAAATGGCGCCGTTCATTTTCGGGACCCGCAACAACATCCACATCGTCGATCTCGCCCAGACCGTGCCGATGCTGCACCAGGCCCTGCAGGCCGTCAGCGATACGGTGGCAAAGGGCGGCCGCATCCTGTTCGTCGGCACCAAGCGCCAGGCGCAGGACGGCGTTGCTGATGCTGCCAAGCGCTGTGCGCAGTACTTCGTCAATTCGCGCTGGCTCGGCGGTACGCTGACCAACTGGAAGACGATCTCGGCGTCGATCAAGCGTCTGCGCCATCTCGACGAGGTGCTGTCCTCGGGCGAAGCCAACTCCTACACCAAGAAGGAGCGTCTGACGCTGCAGCGCGAGCGCGACAAGCTCGACCGTTCGCTCGGCGGCATCAAGGACATGGGCGGCTTGCCGGACATGATCTTCGTGATCGACACCAACAAGGAAGACATCGCGATCCAGGAAGCCCAGCGGCTCAACATCCCGGTCGCGGCGATCGTCGACACCAATTCGGATCCGAAGGGCATCACCTATGTGGTGCCGGGCAATGACGACGCGGGCCGTGCGATCTCGCTCTATTGCGATCTCGTCGCGCGCGCGGCGATCGACGGCATCTCGCGGGCCCAGGGCGACTCCGGCATCGACATCGGCGCAGCGGCCCAGCCGCTCGCCGAGGACCTGCCGACCACCGGCGCCTTCCAGGGCCTTGCCGGTCCGCGCGGCACCGCCGACGACCTCAAGAAGCTCCCTGGCGTGTCGGGCGCGATCGAGAAGAAGTTCAACGACCTCGGCATCTTCCACTACTGGCAGCTCGCCGAGCTCGATCACGACACCGCGCACAAGATCGGCGAAGAGGTCGGTTTGCCCAGCCGTGCGGACGCCTGGGTGGCCAAGGCCAAGGCGCTGACCGCGGAAGCGGAATAG
- a CDS encoding caspase domain-containing protein: MRGTHKAFICLLLPILFIAVSGLVDPARAQQSEKRIALVVGNGAYAKSPLATTANDAGLIAQTLQAAGFDVVGARDLDGDTLRKSFRDFIQKAQASGPGTVAMIYLAGYGVQLAGENYFIPVDSSITRDTDIPTEGLRISDYVRQLAAIPLKANIVVLDAARAQPFIEGGQPIASGLALVEPEANMLIAFNAAPGTVAPEESGSYGTYAQSLAEMIRTGGLSLPEVFDRVRLRVNEASKGAQVPWDDQKVSAQFSFFERAPDAPPPQTAPDQVAAIRNKPIRDLGVQDAYAAALERDTLPAYEEFLTAYPDDPMAKRVMAIVAARREAITWRRTYRTDTPEAYWSYLRRYPRGPHAADARRRLAILTAPVEPPPSFAMIDYDVPPPPPAEVVYVDRPVLYFSDPDFGFVPPPPPPVYFCPPPPPDFVVLPPPLPVVGLFVLPQPVFVPIPVFVRPPVYVAPPPNNIIYQNIHNTTVINTVINQPPAPAPAAGTAAGPASLAPAVAGRANPAGPAVPQAVVQRAALIQQGKAPMPPSAAIHPMARPGTPAPTPANVAPTAAPTTAPQTKLPAANALPVPGAHGGPPAPAGAGPLPNGRPAPTATAPTNNAAPAHPPGPATATAPAGTAVTAPGQPSKPPAGQSPAATGPTNHALPGHPPGPATATAPAGTAVTAPGQPPKPPGAQPPAATGPADRAKAATREPATSVPPPGGPAAVKPPPSAARPVAPPPPVAREQIRPQNQRSASPPQAARPSAPPPRPQAVARPAPPPPPRIAAPPPRVAAPPPPRPAPPPVAAARPAPPPVARPAPPPPPPRVAVAPPPPRPAAPPPRPAAPAAKKCPPNQPKC; encoded by the coding sequence CTCGTCGATCCGGCCCGGGCACAGCAGTCGGAAAAACGTATCGCGCTGGTGGTCGGCAATGGCGCCTACGCCAAGTCGCCGCTGGCGACGACCGCGAACGATGCAGGCCTGATCGCGCAGACATTGCAGGCGGCAGGCTTCGACGTCGTCGGCGCGCGCGACCTCGACGGCGACACGCTGCGCAAGAGTTTTCGCGACTTCATCCAGAAGGCGCAGGCCTCAGGGCCGGGCACGGTCGCGATGATTTACCTGGCCGGCTATGGCGTGCAGCTCGCCGGCGAGAATTATTTCATTCCGGTCGATTCCAGCATCACGCGCGACACCGACATTCCGACCGAGGGCTTGCGCATCAGCGACTATGTGCGCCAGCTCGCCGCGATTCCGCTCAAGGCGAACATCGTCGTGCTCGACGCCGCGCGGGCGCAGCCCTTCATCGAGGGCGGCCAGCCGATCGCGAGCGGCCTTGCGCTGGTCGAGCCCGAGGCGAACATGCTGATCGCCTTCAACGCGGCGCCGGGCACGGTGGCGCCCGAGGAGTCCGGATCGTACGGTACCTATGCGCAGTCGCTCGCCGAGATGATCCGCACCGGCGGCCTGTCGCTGCCCGAGGTGTTCGACCGCGTCCGCTTGCGCGTTAACGAGGCCAGCAAGGGCGCGCAGGTGCCGTGGGACGATCAGAAGGTCAGCGCGCAGTTCAGCTTCTTCGAACGCGCGCCGGACGCGCCGCCGCCGCAGACCGCACCGGATCAGGTCGCCGCGATCCGCAACAAGCCGATCCGCGATCTCGGCGTGCAGGATGCCTACGCCGCCGCGCTCGAGCGCGACACGCTGCCGGCCTATGAGGAATTTCTGACGGCCTACCCCGATGATCCGATGGCGAAGCGGGTGATGGCGATCGTCGCGGCGCGCCGCGAAGCGATCACCTGGCGACGGACCTATCGGACCGATACGCCGGAGGCATACTGGTCGTATCTGCGCCGCTATCCGCGGGGACCGCACGCTGCCGATGCACGCCGACGTCTGGCGATCCTGACGGCACCGGTCGAGCCGCCGCCGAGCTTTGCGATGATCGACTACGACGTGCCGCCGCCTCCGCCGGCCGAGGTGGTTTATGTCGACCGTCCCGTGCTGTACTTCAGTGACCCGGATTTCGGCTTCGTGCCGCCGCCGCCGCCGCCAGTCTATTTCTGCCCGCCGCCGCCGCCGGATTTCGTCGTGTTGCCGCCGCCGCTGCCCGTGGTCGGATTGTTCGTGCTGCCCCAGCCGGTGTTCGTGCCGATCCCGGTGTTCGTGCGGCCGCCGGTCTATGTCGCGCCGCCGCCGAACAACATCATCTATCAGAACATCCACAACACCACGGTCATCAACACCGTGATCAACCAGCCGCCGGCACCGGCCCCGGCGGCGGGCACGGCAGCGGGACCTGCCAGCCTGGCACCGGCCGTCGCCGGCCGTGCGAATCCGGCTGGTCCCGCCGTGCCGCAGGCGGTCGTGCAACGCGCCGCGCTGATCCAGCAGGGCAAGGCGCCGATGCCGCCGAGTGCAGCGATCCATCCGATGGCGAGGCCAGGGACGCCCGCGCCAACGCCGGCGAATGTCGCGCCGACTGCCGCACCGACCACCGCGCCGCAGACCAAGTTGCCCGCGGCCAATGCGCTGCCGGTCCCGGGTGCCCATGGTGGTCCGCCCGCGCCAGCAGGGGCAGGGCCGCTGCCCAACGGCAGGCCCGCGCCGACCGCGACGGCACCAACCAACAACGCGGCCCCAGCCCACCCGCCGGGACCTGCGACGGCCACCGCGCCCGCCGGGACCGCGGTCACAGCGCCTGGCCAGCCGTCGAAGCCGCCTGCAGGGCAATCCCCGGCGGCAACGGGGCCGACCAACCACGCGCTTCCGGGCCATCCGCCGGGGCCGGCGACGGCCACGGCGCCCGCCGGGACCGCGGTGACGGCGCCGGGCCAGCCGCCAAAGCCGCCCGGCGCGCAGCCTCCGGCTGCCACGGGGCCGGCCGATCGTGCCAAGGCGGCCACCCGCGAGCCAGCCACCTCTGTGCCCCCGCCGGGGGGACCGGCGGCCGTTAAGCCTCCGCCTTCTGCCGCAAGGCCGGTCGCGCCGCCGCCCCCGGTCGCCCGGGAGCAGATCAGGCCGCAGAATCAGCGATCGGCATCACCGCCGCAGGCGGCCCGGCCGTCGGCCCCGCCGCCGCGGCCCCAGGCCGTGGCGAGGCCCGCGCCGCCGCCTCCACCGCGGATTGCTGCGCCCCCGCCGCGGGTGGCAGCACCTCCGCCGCCACGGCCGGCGCCGCCACCGGTAGCCGCTGCGCGGCCCGCGCCGCCGCCGGTTGCACGGCCGGCACCGCCTCCACCGCCGCCCAGGGTTGCCGTGGCACCGCCCCCGCCGCGTCCGGCCGCGCCTCCGCCACGCCCGGCTGCCCCGGCGGCCAAGAAATGCCCGCCCAACCAGCCGAAATGCTAG